From Candidatus Binatia bacterium, the proteins below share one genomic window:
- a CDS encoding acyl-CoA dehydrogenase encodes MNFNLPEELQVLKQTVRRFVDSELIPLEREYRHDGEGPMPEHLLKPLQEKAKSMGLWLLDVPAEHGGAGLGLLARCVIHEELSRSAALPFRGQELFGPEVRPVLFHCNGEQRERFLMPVLKGEMRVCFAQTEPDAGSDPASMQTRAVRDGGDFILSGTKRFITGAGRADYAQVMAVTDAEKRARGGVTCFMVNLKSPGVLLDRQWPTMMGDAPWQIVFDDVRVPAANVIGEVGGGFSLAQQWIQEGRIKGHGARLLGIATRALEMMIDYSRHRVTFGRPLAERQAVQFMIADSATELHAARLMVYECAWRHDRGEDVRNLSYMVKITCTEMASRVVDRSIQVHGGVGLTKELPLEWWYRQIRSTRITEGATEVLRWRLAQNIIKGRS; translated from the coding sequence ATGAATTTTAACCTGCCCGAAGAGCTTCAGGTCCTCAAGCAGACCGTTCGGCGCTTCGTCGATAGCGAGCTGATCCCGCTCGAGCGCGAGTACCGGCACGACGGCGAGGGGCCGATGCCGGAGCACCTGCTCAAGCCGCTGCAAGAAAAAGCTAAAAGCATGGGGTTGTGGCTGCTCGACGTCCCCGCCGAGCACGGCGGCGCGGGCCTCGGGTTGCTCGCCCGATGCGTGATTCACGAGGAACTCTCACGGAGCGCAGCGCTCCCTTTTCGCGGCCAGGAGCTCTTCGGACCCGAGGTGAGGCCGGTCCTATTTCATTGCAACGGGGAACAGAGAGAGCGGTTTCTCATGCCGGTGCTGAAGGGCGAGATGCGCGTGTGTTTCGCTCAGACCGAGCCGGACGCCGGCAGCGATCCCGCAAGCATGCAAACGCGCGCGGTGCGCGACGGCGGCGACTTTATCCTCAGCGGAACCAAGCGCTTCATCACCGGCGCCGGCCGCGCGGATTACGCGCAGGTCATGGCGGTTACTGACGCCGAAAAGAGGGCGCGCGGCGGCGTGACTTGTTTCATGGTGAACTTGAAAAGTCCCGGCGTGTTGCTCGATCGCCAATGGCCGACGATGATGGGCGACGCGCCGTGGCAGATCGTGTTCGACGACGTTCGCGTTCCCGCGGCGAACGTCATCGGCGAAGTGGGCGGCGGCTTTTCGCTCGCGCAGCAGTGGATTCAGGAAGGTAGGATCAAGGGGCACGGCGCTCGTCTGCTGGGAATCGCCACTCGCGCTTTGGAGATGATGATCGACTACTCGCGTCACCGTGTTACTTTCGGACGGCCATTGGCGGAGCGGCAGGCGGTGCAGTTCATGATCGCGGACTCCGCGACCGAGCTGCACGCGGCGCGCCTCATGGTTTACGAGTGCGCTTGGCGCCACGATCGCGGCGAGGACGTGAGAAATCTATCGTACATGGTCAAGATCACCTGCACCGAGATGGCGAGCCGTGTGGTGGATCGCTCTATCCAGGTGCACGGCGGCGTCGGGCTGACCAAGGAGCTGCCGCTGGAATGGTGGTACCGCCAGATCCGCAGCACGCGCATCACCGAAGGCGCAACCGAAGTTCTCCGCTGGCGGCTCGCGCAGAACATTATAAAAGGCCGGAGTTGA
- a CDS encoding p-hydroxycinnamoyl CoA hydratase/lyase, translated as MTIKSYQTVKVEKEDGIAWVILNRPEKRNAMNPQLHYDMLEALTELETDRETQVVVLTGAGSSWCAGQDLREYFRGLENNPAERRKAGWASQEWRWRRLFTFPKPTIAMVNGYCFGGAFTPLIACDFAIAAEDATFGLSEINWGIFPGGLVSRVLADALSYRDAVYYIMTGDTFDGKKAAEIKLVNFAVPREKLREETVKLAKKLMEKNPHTLRAAKEVYKFCRTMDYAQAEDYMSAKGAALRATDPEKGREEGARQFLDEKTFRPGLGAYQRNKK; from the coding sequence ATGACCATCAAGAGTTATCAGACGGTTAAAGTCGAAAAAGAAGACGGCATCGCCTGGGTTATCTTGAACCGCCCTGAGAAGCGCAACGCGATGAACCCGCAGCTCCACTACGATATGCTCGAAGCGCTGACGGAGCTGGAGACGGATAGGGAGACGCAAGTCGTCGTGCTGACGGGCGCGGGCAGCAGTTGGTGCGCGGGACAGGACCTGAGGGAATACTTTCGCGGGCTGGAAAATAATCCGGCGGAGCGGCGCAAGGCGGGATGGGCGTCGCAGGAATGGCGCTGGCGGCGGCTGTTCACGTTTCCCAAGCCGACGATCGCGATGGTCAACGGCTATTGCTTCGGCGGCGCGTTCACGCCGCTGATCGCGTGCGATTTCGCCATCGCGGCGGAGGACGCCACGTTTGGCCTCAGCGAAATCAACTGGGGAATTTTTCCCGGCGGTTTGGTGAGTCGCGTCTTGGCCGATGCTCTGAGTTACCGCGACGCCGTGTATTACATCATGACCGGCGACACGTTCGACGGCAAAAAGGCCGCGGAGATCAAGTTGGTGAATTTCGCCGTGCCGCGCGAGAAATTGAGAGAAGAGACCGTGAAGCTGGCGAAGAAGCTGATGGAAAAAAATCCGCACACGCTGCGCGCGGCGAAAGAGGTCTACAAGTTCTGCCGCACGATGGACTACGCCCAGGCCGAGGACTACATGTCGGCCAAAGGCGCCGCGCTAAGAGCGACCGACCCTGAGAAAGGGCGGGAGGAAGGGGCGAGGCAGTTTCTCGACGAAAAAACCTTTCGCCCGGGATTGGGAGCGTATCAACGGAATAAAAAATAG
- a CDS encoding PQQ-dependent sugar dehydrogenase has protein sequence MAAHSSILHSLLVAGTLGALVLAPPAFAQQDQPSAQPPAAPRGEKPAPNVQPAPTTVPGRPDIPNAEVAAKLRGVQAPPFPTPADKLPVAQLKVPKGFKVEVYTSGIANARSLRLGDKGTVFVSNRVLDKVYAVVDRNGKREVKVLASGLDRPNGLAFRNGALYIGEGTKISKLENIEDNLDNPPKPVVIYSDLPNHQSHGWKFIAIGPDNKLYINVGAPCNICIPPEENAQIRRINLDGSGAEAFVRGVRNSVGFDWHPVTKEFYFTDNGRDWLSEDLPEDELNRVTKAGQHFGFPYCHQGNFTDREVGWGRSCDEFVKPVALLGPHSAALGMRFYTGRMFPAAYQGAIFIARHGSWNKTKKIGGDVVVAKLNKDGTVKSIEPFLTGFLQNNEYSGRPVDVQFMKDGSLLISDDYAGAVYRVSYGAETAKR, from the coding sequence ATGGCCGCACACTCTTCAATTCTACACAGCCTTCTGGTCGCCGGAACGCTTGGCGCTTTGGTTCTGGCACCGCCGGCATTTGCACAACAGGACCAACCGTCAGCCCAACCTCCAGCGGCGCCTCGCGGGGAAAAGCCTGCGCCCAACGTTCAACCGGCTCCCACGACGGTGCCCGGTCGTCCCGACATTCCCAACGCCGAAGTGGCGGCGAAGTTGCGCGGCGTCCAGGCGCCGCCTTTTCCGACGCCGGCGGACAAGCTGCCGGTCGCGCAGTTGAAGGTCCCCAAGGGCTTCAAGGTCGAGGTCTACACCAGCGGCATCGCCAACGCGCGCTCGCTCAGGCTCGGCGATAAGGGAACCGTTTTCGTCAGCAACCGTGTGCTCGACAAGGTCTACGCCGTCGTCGACCGGAATGGAAAACGCGAGGTGAAGGTCCTGGCCTCGGGGTTGGATCGTCCGAACGGCCTCGCCTTTCGTAACGGCGCGCTTTACATCGGCGAAGGCACCAAGATTTCCAAGCTGGAAAATATCGAGGACAACCTCGACAACCCGCCGAAGCCCGTCGTCATTTACTCCGACTTGCCCAATCATCAGTCGCACGGATGGAAGTTCATCGCCATCGGACCGGACAACAAGCTCTACATCAACGTCGGCGCGCCGTGCAATATTTGCATTCCGCCGGAGGAAAACGCGCAGATCCGGCGCATCAATCTTGACGGCAGCGGCGCGGAGGCGTTCGTGCGCGGCGTGCGCAACTCGGTCGGTTTCGATTGGCACCCGGTTACGAAAGAATTCTATTTCACCGATAACGGCCGCGACTGGTTGTCCGAGGACCTGCCCGAGGACGAGCTGAACCGCGTCACCAAGGCCGGGCAGCATTTCGGCTTCCCGTATTGCCACCAGGGCAATTTCACCGACCGTGAGGTCGGTTGGGGCCGCTCGTGCGACGAGTTCGTCAAGCCGGTCGCCTTGCTCGGCCCGCACAGCGCCGCGCTCGGCATGCGCTTCTACACCGGCCGGATGTTTCCAGCCGCATATCAGGGCGCCATCTTCATCGCGCGCCATGGCTCGTGGAACAAGACGAAGAAGATCGGCGGCGACGTGGTGGTCGCGAAGCTGAACAAGGACGGCACCGTGAAGTCGATCGAGCCTTTCCTCACCGGCTTCCTCCAGAACAATGAGTACAGCGGGCGGCCGGTCGACGTGCAATTCATGAAGGACGGCTCGCTCTTGATCTCGGACGACTACGCGGGCGCGGTTTACCGCGTCAGCTACGGGGCCGAGACGGCCAAGCGCTGA
- a CDS encoding glycosyltransferase family 4 protein: protein MSSRGIEIHTISLSGTTRRPYAVDGVTVHPMPRHRYHLIQAVPNVRRALGLLASVPPRMGARARRCYEIASIEGFAIEVARANGADLIHASFGYPDGSAGVLVKNATGLPLLLSVRGADILTERTAGYGARLDDLYDTLFCRALQSADLVTANSGYVLERILELGVDRRKCVLLPRAVDTEKFFPAECGNSGGAEATSRPTILAARHLAPKNGLEYLIYAARLVADRVPNVVFMICGKGGNSYEHRLKALVQNLELEQHVVFPGWIPRDRIVSYFHSCDVSVIPSVMEAAGNVILEAMACGKPVIGSRVGGIPEYLDDGVTGFLVEPRNPAVLADRILTLIGDKDLARRMGMAGRARVVGEFRFDAMIARIVGFYEALLRRPAAS from the coding sequence TCATTCAGGCCGTCCCGAACGTCCGACGCGCGCTGGGACTGCTTGCCAGCGTGCCTCCCCGCATGGGCGCGCGAGCGCGACGTTGCTACGAGATTGCGAGCATCGAAGGCTTCGCTATCGAGGTTGCGCGGGCAAATGGCGCCGATCTGATTCACGCATCCTTCGGCTATCCCGACGGGAGCGCCGGCGTTCTCGTAAAGAATGCCACCGGACTGCCTCTCCTACTCTCGGTACGGGGCGCGGACATTCTGACTGAACGGACGGCTGGGTACGGCGCGCGGCTGGACGATTTGTACGACACGCTCTTTTGCCGGGCGCTGCAGAGCGCGGATTTGGTTACGGCGAACAGTGGATACGTATTGGAGCGGATACTGGAACTCGGAGTAGACCGGCGGAAATGCGTCCTGTTACCGCGTGCGGTAGACACGGAAAAGTTCTTCCCTGCCGAATGCGGTAACAGTGGCGGGGCAGAGGCAACGAGCAGGCCGACGATTTTGGCCGCTCGTCACCTGGCACCGAAGAACGGGTTAGAATATCTTATCTATGCTGCGCGTCTTGTGGCGGATCGGGTCCCGAATGTCGTCTTCATGATTTGCGGAAAGGGTGGCAACAGTTACGAGCACCGGCTTAAAGCGCTGGTACAGAATCTCGAGCTCGAACAGCACGTCGTGTTCCCTGGATGGATTCCGCGCGATCGAATTGTCTCGTATTTTCACTCGTGCGACGTGTCGGTCATTCCGTCGGTGATGGAGGCGGCGGGCAACGTGATTCTCGAGGCAATGGCGTGCGGGAAACCTGTCATCGGCAGTCGCGTAGGGGGAATCCCCGAGTACCTTGACGACGGTGTGACCGGTTTTCTCGTCGAACCCAGGAACCCCGCGGTGCTGGCCGATAGAATTCTCACTCTCATCGGAGACAAGGATTTGGCAAGGCGGATGGGGATGGCGGGAAGGGCGCGGGTGGTCGGGGAGTTCCGGTTCGATGCCATGATCGCGAGGATCGTTGGGTTCTACGAGGCATTGTTGCGCCGTCCGGCGGCGTCGTGA
- a CDS encoding transglycosylase SLT domain-containing protein — translation MRLRYTLFQLMRKLLISLLALALLFVLSPSHAQEEKPRDVFLKAYNLFAKGESRPAEELLLRTLDKAFTLEDYSLYHLGLIAAKSENISSARQYFSKLQRKFPDSIWAQPAGLELARLAIAEKSYAEAIELCRELRSQRSKNEISDEAAYLLGRAHEALGDAKRAYSTYQELRRASPLSSPAAAARKAVAALREKSPDLFGLTTPEALLAEGELLAREQVYSEAEKLYRKVLEQTSKNTSRPRVLAALANVYRAQRKRDEANPLLVEIAQRYPESAEAPAALNQLAMNHWNRDDDAKALEYFKRLRERYPKSSLVDYAEYASARIYESEGKQDEALAAYQSLAKKPGDGQPREDAAWRAAWIYYLRKDDKNANAAFKRIASGKNNTRWRAAALYWQARTAARMEQKEEAKQLFLAVLRDPEETYYRGAAAGWLQRLGGAVEEKKPAEPTIATITPPPLTPSQSFHFSRAQELSELAMNAQAVAELDEVKTLGAEELSLRLLLMREYARNGGYARSVALAHQVQFPRSSEELARYRYPLAYWDMVQKLAKENGIDPHLVVSLIRQESLFDPKAVSPAAAIGLMQLLHSTATRTAARASLPPPPREKLFEPEVNLALGIHHLKELLQKYSNSLIKAIAAYNAGENAVSRWETQLAAADDDEFIERIPYPETQLYVKLVLRNLRVYRTLYGENK, via the coding sequence ATGCGCCTCCGTTACACTTTGTTTCAACTCATGCGAAAGCTCCTCATCTCCCTACTCGCTCTCGCTTTGCTTTTCGTTCTTTCCCCAAGCCATGCTCAAGAGGAAAAACCCCGCGACGTTTTTCTGAAGGCTTACAATCTTTTCGCCAAAGGCGAGTCGCGGCCGGCCGAAGAGCTGCTCCTTCGCACGCTGGACAAGGCTTTTACCCTGGAGGATTACAGCCTCTACCATCTCGGCCTGATCGCGGCCAAGAGCGAAAACATTTCGTCGGCGCGGCAATATTTTTCCAAGCTTCAGCGGAAATTTCCCGACAGCATATGGGCCCAGCCTGCCGGGCTCGAACTGGCGAGACTGGCCATAGCGGAGAAAAGCTACGCCGAGGCGATCGAGCTTTGCCGGGAGCTCCGTTCCCAGCGCTCCAAGAATGAAATCTCCGATGAAGCCGCCTATCTCCTGGGCCGGGCGCACGAGGCGCTCGGGGATGCGAAGCGCGCTTACTCCACGTATCAGGAATTGCGGCGCGCCTCTCCCCTCTCGTCTCCGGCCGCAGCGGCGCGGAAGGCGGTCGCCGCCTTGCGGGAAAAATCCCCCGATCTTTTCGGCTTGACGACGCCGGAGGCGTTGCTCGCCGAGGGCGAGTTGCTGGCGCGCGAGCAGGTCTATTCGGAGGCCGAGAAATTATATCGCAAGGTTTTGGAGCAAACGTCCAAGAATACTTCCCGTCCGCGGGTCCTCGCCGCGCTGGCAAACGTTTATCGCGCGCAGCGGAAGCGGGACGAAGCCAATCCCCTCCTCGTCGAGATCGCGCAGCGCTATCCCGAGAGCGCCGAAGCGCCGGCGGCGCTGAACCAGCTCGCGATGAATCATTGGAATCGCGACGACGACGCCAAGGCGCTGGAATATTTCAAACGCCTGCGCGAGCGTTACCCGAAAAGCTCTTTAGTCGATTACGCCGAGTACGCCTCCGCGCGCATCTATGAGTCTGAAGGCAAGCAGGACGAGGCACTGGCCGCTTATCAAAGCCTGGCGAAGAAACCCGGAGACGGCCAGCCGCGCGAAGACGCCGCATGGCGCGCGGCATGGATCTACTACTTGAGAAAAGACGATAAAAACGCCAACGCCGCCTTCAAGCGGATCGCCTCCGGCAAGAACAACACGCGCTGGCGCGCCGCGGCGCTCTACTGGCAGGCCCGGACCGCGGCGAGGATGGAGCAGAAAGAGGAAGCCAAGCAGCTCTTTCTCGCCGTCCTCCGCGATCCGGAAGAGACCTACTATAGAGGCGCGGCCGCCGGCTGGCTTCAGCGTCTCGGCGGCGCCGTCGAAGAGAAGAAACCGGCCGAGCCCACGATCGCGACCATCACACCGCCGCCGCTCACGCCTTCGCAATCGTTTCATTTTTCCCGGGCCCAGGAGCTTTCGGAGTTGGCGATGAATGCGCAGGCCGTGGCCGAGTTGGACGAAGTAAAAACTCTCGGCGCGGAAGAATTATCGCTCCGCTTGCTGCTCATGCGCGAGTACGCCCGCAACGGCGGCTACGCGCGCAGCGTGGCTCTCGCCCATCAAGTGCAGTTTCCGCGCTCGTCCGAAGAGCTGGCGCGCTACCGCTATCCGCTGGCTTACTGGGACATGGTGCAAAAACTCGCCAAAGAAAACGGCATCGATCCGCACCTTGTCGTGTCGCTGATTCGCCAGGAGAGCCTCTTCGATCCCAAAGCGGTTTCTCCGGCGGCGGCGATTGGATTGATGCAGCTTCTTCACTCGACCGCGACCCGGACCGCAGCGCGGGCGAGCTTGCCTCCGCCGCCGCGCGAGAAGCTCTTCGAGCCCGAGGTCAACCTCGCGCTGGGAATCCACCACTTGAAAGAGCTGCTCCAGAAGTACTCGAACAGCCTCATCAAGGCGATCGCCGCCTACAACGCGGGCGAGAACGCCGTCTCGCGCTGGGAAACGCAGCTCGCCGCGGCCGACGACGACGAGTTCATCGAGCGGATTCCTTATCCTGAGACGCAGCTCTACGTGAAGCTCGTGCTCAGGAACCTCAGGGTGTATCGAACTCTCTACGGCGAGAACAAGTGA
- a CDS encoding gamma-glutamyl-gamma-aminobutyrate hydrolase family protein: MKPRRDLPLIGITPDVGGERSRATPRPGNKAEPLIVLQERYSRAVQEAGAVPLVLPILPALASMRRAIESLDGLIVSGGNFDINPKLYGEEPIKGMRNIVEERTRFELGLIDLALERDMPILGVCGGAQAINVALGGSLYQDIKSQVAGAAQHERGSLKESGGHLVTIVKGTKLRKIVGRESLEVNTTHHQAVKKLGKGLIVNAAAEDQVVEGIESRKHTFVLGVQWHPEFLVQRDQAQRKIFSALVSACRSGGR; this comes from the coding sequence GTGAAGCCACGCAGAGACCTTCCGCTGATCGGGATCACGCCGGATGTCGGTGGCGAGCGAAGTCGAGCCACGCCGCGGCCGGGAAACAAAGCGGAGCCATTGATTGTGCTTCAGGAACGTTACTCGCGCGCGGTCCAGGAGGCGGGAGCAGTCCCGCTGGTTCTCCCCATCTTGCCCGCGCTGGCGAGCATGCGAAGAGCGATCGAAAGTCTGGATGGTCTCATCGTCAGTGGTGGAAATTTCGACATCAATCCAAAGCTTTATGGCGAGGAACCGATCAAAGGAATGAGAAATATCGTGGAGGAACGGACGCGGTTCGAGCTTGGGTTGATCGATCTCGCTCTGGAGCGAGACATGCCCATTCTGGGAGTATGCGGCGGCGCACAGGCGATCAACGTCGCGCTCGGCGGCTCGCTCTACCAGGACATAAAAAGCCAGGTCGCCGGCGCCGCACAGCATGAGCGGGGATCTCTAAAAGAGAGCGGCGGGCACTTGGTAACCATCGTCAAAGGAACCAAGCTCAGGAAGATCGTCGGGCGCGAATCCCTAGAGGTCAACACCACGCATCATCAGGCCGTGAAGAAGCTCGGCAAGGGGTTGATCGTCAACGCCGCCGCGGAAGACCAGGTCGTCGAAGGCATCGAAAGCCGCAAGCACACCTTCGTGCTCGGCGTCCAGTGGCATCCGGAGTTCTTGGTCCAAAGAGATCAAGCGCAGAGAAAAATCTTCTCCGCCCTGGTATCGGCCTGCAGGTCAGGTGGGCGCTGA
- a CDS encoding ABC transporter substrate-binding protein → MAEISLIAGYATIGQGAGPMIVTERAGLFAKHGLDVKTRLMDGARGVVKGLMDGAIQFGNLAAPALLRADLQEGADLVFLTGGINQQFLVGRPGIKDRKQLSGASIGLMGDRGLNDVLVHFVIDRLHKSGVHPVRFTWVQSEGIEGIAALIAGRCDAMVLTPPHAVEAKRRGCVFLVDFAEFGLNYALGGIAARRRTVRKETETVRKFIKAYVEGLHRYRTDRQFTVKIQQEYSRIKDRSVAEETYDLTQPGMPEIPYPVAPALAIALKVMTKDLPAAAKADPERFIDDRFIRELANSAPT, encoded by the coding sequence ATGGCTGAGATCAGTTTGATCGCCGGATACGCGACGATCGGGCAAGGCGCGGGCCCCATGATCGTCACCGAGCGCGCCGGACTGTTCGCCAAACACGGCCTCGACGTGAAGACGCGTTTGATGGACGGCGCCAGGGGCGTGGTCAAAGGACTCATGGACGGCGCGATTCAGTTTGGAAATCTGGCGGCGCCGGCTCTTTTACGAGCCGATCTTCAGGAGGGCGCGGATCTTGTCTTTCTCACAGGAGGCATCAACCAGCAGTTCCTGGTGGGCCGGCCGGGGATCAAGGATCGCAAACAGCTCAGCGGCGCGAGCATAGGCCTCATGGGAGACCGAGGATTGAACGACGTGCTGGTTCACTTTGTCATCGACCGACTGCACAAGAGCGGCGTTCATCCGGTCCGGTTTACCTGGGTGCAGAGCGAGGGGATAGAAGGAATCGCCGCGCTCATCGCCGGACGGTGCGATGCGATGGTTTTAACCCCGCCGCACGCGGTCGAGGCGAAGCGGCGGGGCTGCGTCTTCCTCGTGGATTTCGCCGAGTTCGGCCTGAACTACGCCCTGGGCGGCATCGCCGCGCGCCGGCGCACGGTTCGCAAAGAGACGGAGACCGTGCGCAAATTCATCAAGGCATACGTCGAGGGGCTGCACCGCTACCGCACCGACCGGCAGTTCACGGTGAAAATCCAGCAGGAATATAGCAGGATCAAGGACCGGAGCGTCGCGGAAGAAACCTACGATCTCACGCAGCCGGGGATGCCGGAGATTCCTTACCCGGTCGCGCCGGCGTTGGCCATCGCGCTCAAGGTGATGACCAAAGACTTGCCGGCCGCGGCCAAGGCCGACCCTGAGCGCTTCATCGACGATCGCTTTATCAGAGAGCTGGCAAATTCAGCGCCCACCTGA